The sequence GGTTCGTTGCATTCGTGTTCGCCTTGACAGTCGTCTGGCAAAATTCCGACCAAGACAGGATCAAGAAACGACGAAGACGTTGACGGCGTGTGGAAAAACTGGCGAAGAAGGTGAGGATTCCATGCATTTTGTCGATTCAACGCGAATTAGCTTTGCACCCACACTGTCAAGGGGGTAAGCTTCAATAGACACACGCGGCGTGGATGACGCTGCGTGAATCGAAGGGTGAATCATATGATTGGATTACGAAGCAACACGATGGGATGGACGGCCGGGGATTGGGCCGTGTATCGCAAGAGCAAGATCAGTTCGAAACCCGGACTGAGAGCGGCTAGAGTTGTGGCCACACCCAAGGGCGAATCGTACAACTACTTGGTCGATAAGTACTGGGTTGTTGAACAGGTCAAACCGGACGGTCGCTTGATTCTGCGGACACCCGGCGGCAAACGCAACGTCGTCGACAGTGACGACCCGAATCTGCGCCGCCCCAGCTTGTGGGATCGCTTTCTGTTCCGTGAACGGTTTCAGTTCATCGAGGAACAATTGCAGGACCAACAGGATTCTTCGTCAGACCCGTCGTAGGCTGGCTTCGACTTGTTTTTCGGTTCTATCTGAGCCCGCCCGCCACTGATTGGCCGCAGCGGGCGTGGCCCCACGTCTTAGCTCTTACGCTTCATGCTGATCGGGCCAGCATTCACCAGGGTCGGGTAGCGGTGACGTTGCGGACAGCCGCGGGTCAGGGGCGGTGGTTCGGCCGGTTTGCGTGTACGATTGCCGCGCCGATTTCCGTTCCTGCGATCCACCAAACCCATCACGCCTGTTTTGCCACGTCATTCATTTCGCGTCCGCTTCGACGGCGGAGCCGGTTTTCCGTTGGCCGGGATCGTCGATCGTGACGATTCGCATCCGGACGCTCCGGTGGTCCTTTTCAATCACTGCTTCACCTGCAACAAAGACTTGAAGGCGATCGTCCGGATTTCACGACGATTGGCGGACGCCGGTCTGACCGTGCTGCGGTACGACATGACGGGGCTGGGCGGCAGCGAGGGGGATTTCGCACAGACTAACTTCACCACCAACTTGGCCGATTTGCACGCAGCGGCCCGGTTTGCCGCCGATCAACTTGGTCCGGTACGAACCATGGTCGGACACAGCTTTGGCGGGGCGGCATCGATGATGGCCGCCGGGCGGCGGACCGATGATGGGCCGCTTGCGGAATTGGCTTGCCTGGTCACGCTGGCCGCCCCCAGCGACACGCGGCACTTGGCGGATTTGCTGGTGCACATGGACGGTCGGATCGAAAGTGAAGGTCGCGGCGAAGTCACGATCGGAGGTTTTCGATACGCGATTGATCGCCAGATGGTGGAAGACTTTCGCACGCACGATTTGACCGCTGCGATCGCATCGATCGATCTGCCGACGATGATTCTGCACTCACCGGTCGACGAGACCGTCGGCTACGACCAGGCGATTCGCATCCAGACGCTGATCAACCAGCGGCCGGGCGCCGACGCGCTGGCCAGTTTGGTGACACTCGCCGGGGCGGATCACTTGTTGGTCCGTCAACCGAAAGACCTGACGTTTGTGGCGGATATGATCGCCGCGTTGGTGCATCGGTACGCGGGCAAGTGAAAAATGATTTGCCGCCGCGACAATTTGTCGTGTATGCTGGAAGGTGTCCAAAGTGACCCCGCCTGCCCGCTTCTAGGGCTACCAGTTCCGCCGTAGATCTTTCGCTCGCCCTGATGCGAATGTGGTGCTGGACCGGCTATTGATGAATTTCAGATCTCGCTCATTTGTGAGGGATTGAATGAATTTCAAGGCCACACGCATGGCGGCGTTGCCGTCGGTCGTGACCACCGGATCCGTGCGCCCCGGCGTGCTTTTGCCGTTCACCTTGCTGGGGTGTCTGCTGGCGTTTGGTCCTATCGCCACGCTGTGGGCCGAGTCATCGCGGGCCGACGATCCGGCACCGGTCAGCTATCACCGCGACGTGCTGCCGATCTTTCGTCAAAACTGCTTCGGTTGTCACCAAGCGGCGAAGGACCAGGGTGATTATCGGATGACGGATTTCGCGTCGCTGGTCGCCGGCGGTGAATCGGGGCAACCGGCGATCGTTCCGGGAAAGCCTGACGAAAGCTATCTGGTCGAACAAATCACGCCGATCGATGGGGTGGCGGCGATGCCGGCCGCACCGATGAAGGCGTTGGATGACGATGAAGTCGCGCTGGTCCGTCGCTGGATCGCCGAGGGTGCTGCAGACGATTCGCCCGCCGATTCGGGGCCACGTTATTCGGCGGATTCGCCGCCTGGATATGCCGGACCGCCGACCATCGCGTCGATCGATGTATCGCCCGACGGCAGCTTGATCGCGATCGCCGGTTTTCACGAAGTGCTGGTCCGCCAAACGTCCGGCGGCGACGTGGTGGCGCGACTGATCGGTGACAGCCCCAGGATCGAATCGGTGCGATTTTCCCCCGACGGAAATTCCATCGCCGTGGCGGGGGGACGTCCGGGTGAAGACGGCGAGATCCAGATCTGGGATGTGCAATCACGGTCGCTGCGGTTGTCCGTCCACTTCACCGCCGACACGTTGTCGGGTGCCAGTTGGTCGCCGGATTCCAAACGGTTGGCCTTCGGCGGGAACGACAATGTCATCCGCGCGATCGATGCGGAAACCGGGCAACAGGTGTTGTTCCAGGGGGCTCATGAAGACTGGATTCGCGATACCGGGTTCACCGCTGATGGGTCGCACTTGGTCTCGGTCGCTCGCGACATGTCATGCAAGCTGACCGAAGTCGCGACGGAACGATTCGTTGACAACATCACGTCGATCACCCCCGGCGCATTGTCCGGCGGTCTGAACGGCGTGGCGGTTCATCCGCAGCGCAGCGAAGTCGTGGTGGGCGGCGCCGACGGTGTGGCCAAGGTGTATCGCGTCTTTCGCGAAACGACACGACGCATCGGAGACGACGCGAACTTGATCCGCCGTTTGCCTGCCTTGAAAGGTCGAATCTTCAGCGTCGCGATTGACCCGGCCGGGGCGCGAATCGCTGCGGCGGCAACGCTGGACGGCAAGTCACAGGTGGCCATCTGGGACTACGATTTTGACGGCACGCTGTCGGACCAGCTGAAGCAGATCTTGGGCAAACGAGTGTCCGATCGATCAGCCGAAGACAAACAGAAGGTCGAACAGTATCGCGGCCGCGCGACGACGACGGTGCTGGACCAGATCATCGATCAAGTCGTCTATGCGATCCGGTTCGCACCGGATGGCAGCTTGTGGGTGGCCGCCGGCGACAATTCGCTTCGACGTTACGACGCGTCCGGCCAGGTCCAACGGTTCGACGCCTTGCCGCTGGGCGAGGCCCAAGAAGACGAACGCATTCGGTTCGATGCGACCCAGTGGGTTCGCAACGAAGACGACAGCGCGTCCGATGCGGAACCCTTGTCGCTGGACGATCCCGGCGTGATCGAGCGTTTGACGGTCCAACCGACCGCGATTCGATTCACGTCGCCGCTGCAGTACGCTCAATTGGTCGTCACCGGACATGCCGCCGACGGGTCGACCTATGACGTGACGCGACATGCCCGATACGAGAGTCAGCGAAACATTCTGGTCGGCACTCGGACGGCGTTGTTGCGTCCGGTGACCACCGGGCAGGACACGCTGACGATCCGCTTTGGCAAAGCCACGGCGACGATTGATGTGTCGGTCGAAGACATGACGCCGGAAATGTCACCGGAGTTCGACGGCGGAGCGACGCCGGACTTCATCCGTGACGTCAATCCGGTGCTCAGCCGTCTGGGGTGCAACCAGGGAACCTGCCACGGCGCGCAAGCGGGCAAGAACGGCTTCAAGCTTTCGTTGCGAGGCTACGACCCGATCTTTGACATTCGCGCATTGACCGATGATCTGGCCGCGCGTCGGATTGATCCGGCACACCCGTCAGAATCATTGATGTTGCGGAAACCACTGGGGCTGACCCCGCACGAAGGCGGCGTATTGATGCAACCCGGGGACCCGTCGCACGTCATTCTGCGTCGTTGGATTCATGCCGGTTCGCCGCTGGACATGACGACCCCGCGGGTGAAGTCGATCGAAGTGTTCCCAAAGGACCCGGTGGTTCAAAGCACGCAGGGACGACAACAAGTCCGAGTGGTCGCCACGTACGCCGACGGGATGCAGCGTGATGTCACTCGCGAAGCGTTTATCGAAAGCGGCAACACGGAAGTCGCGACGGTGGTGTCCGGCGCGATTCTGTCGGCGGTCCGTCGCGGCGAAGCGCCGATTTTGGCCCGCTATGAAGGTGCTTATGCGGCGACCACGCTGACCGTGATGGGCGACCGGTCACAGTACCAGGCGGTTGATACGCCTTATTACAACCG comes from Crateriforma spongiae and encodes:
- a CDS encoding alpha/beta hydrolase family protein, translated to MPRHSFRVRFDGGAGFPLAGIVDRDDSHPDAPVVLFNHCFTCNKDLKAIVRISRRLADAGLTVLRYDMTGLGGSEGDFAQTNFTTNLADLHAAARFAADQLGPVRTMVGHSFGGAASMMAAGRRTDDGPLAELACLVTLAAPSDTRHLADLLVHMDGRIESEGRGEVTIGGFRYAIDRQMVEDFRTHDLTAAIASIDLPTMILHSPVDETVGYDQAIRIQTLINQRPGADALASLVTLAGADHLLVRQPKDLTFVADMIAALVHRYAGK